The following coding sequences are from one Sciurus carolinensis chromosome 11, mSciCar1.2, whole genome shotgun sequence window:
- the LOC124960089 gene encoding olfactory receptor 10AG1-like, translating into MKLEEVEAEDNVSTVVQFVLLGFSELPNLQGFLSGLFSIIYMVVLIGNSLIVIITRLDPVLHKPMYFFLAIFSILEICYVSVTLPRMLVSLWTQNRSISLVGCATQMCLFLVLGTAECFLLAVMSYDRYVAICNPLHYPLVMSPKKCHQLAAGTCLRGMPVQVGQTWQIFSLHFCHSNQINHFFGDIPPILKLACGDTSVHEMSVYVVVIFVAAVPFILILVSYSKIIGTVLRLPTAQGRAKAFSTCSSHLLVVVLFFGSGSITYFRPTSSHSAGTDKLLSLFYTIVTPMFNPVIYSLRNQDVIAALRRILLNI; encoded by the coding sequence ATGAAGCTTGAAGAGGTAGAAGCAGAAGACAATGTCTCCACAGTGGTGCAGTTTGTCCTGCTGGGATTTTCTGAACTTCCAAACCTCCAGGGGTTTCTGTCTGGGCTGTTCTCCATCATTTACATGGTTGTCCTCATTGGGAACAGCCTCATAGTCATAATAACCAGGCTTGACCCTGTGCTGCACAAGCCCATGTATTTTTTCCTGGCAATTTTTTCTATTCTGGAAATCTGTTATGTTTCAGTCACTCTCCCTAGGATGCTGGTCAGTCTTTGGACTCAGAACAGGAGTATCTCCTTAGTGGGCTGTGCCACTCAAATGTGCCTCTTCCTTGTACTGGGAACTGCAGAATGTTTTCTTCTGGCTGTGAtgtcctatgaccgctatgtggccatctgcaaccctTTGCACTATCCTCTAGTCATGAGCCCAAAGAAGTGCCATCAACTGGCAGCTGGCACCTGCCTCAGGGGAATGCCAGTCCAGGTAGGGCAGACATGGCAGATATTCTCTCTGCATTTCTGTCATTCTAACCAAATCAACCACTTCTTCGGTGACATACCCCCTATTCTCAAGCTAGCCTGCGGGGACACTTCAGTGCATGAGATGTCTGTGTATGTAGTAGTGATATTCGTTGCTGCGGTTCCGTTTATATTGATACTTGTCTCTTACAGCAAGATCATTGGCACCGTTCTCAGGCTGCCCACAGCCCAAGGACGCGCTAAGGCTTTCTCCACTTGCTCCTCCCACCTGTtagttgtggttttattttttggatcTGGTTCCATTACCTACTTCAGGCCCACATCCAGCCATTCTGCAGGAACTGACAAATTGCTGTCTCTGTTCTACACCATAGTGACTCCCATGTTCAATCCTGTGATCTACAGTCTCAGGAACCAGGATGTGATTGCTGCTCTCAGAAGAATATTGCTTAACATATAG
- the LOC124959828 gene encoding olfactory receptor 5W2-like — protein sequence MNRKNCSSLSEFVFLGITSNTDLRVTLFIMFLLIYLINLLANLGMIFLIRVDPKLHTPMYFFLSHLSFCDLCYSTAVGPKMLVDIFSKNKSIPFLGCALQFLTFCIFADAECLLLAVMAFDRYKAISNPLHYAVDMSTKVHSMLMAGVYLIGLADALIHTTLTFHLCFCGSNEINHFFCDLPPLYLLSCSDTQVNELVLFTIFGFIELSTISGILLSYCYIISSVLKIRSAEGRLKAFSTCTSHLTAVAVFQGTILFMYFRPSSSYSLDQDKMSSLFYTLVIPMLNPLIYSLCNKDVKEALQKLRNKGWF from the coding sequence ATGAACAGGAAAAATTGTTCATCCTTGAGTGAATTTGTTTTCTTGGGAATTACCAGTAACACTGACCTCAGAGTGACCCTTTTCATCATGTTTCTCCTGATTTACCTCATTAATCTTCTGGCAAACCTTGGAATGATCTTCTTAATTAGAGTGGATCCTAAGCTTCACACAcctatgtactttttcctcagccacCTCTCCTTCTGTGACCTCTGCTATTCCACAGCAGTTGGTCCCAAGATGCTGGTCGATATATTCTCCAAGAACAAATCAATTCCTTTCCTTGGTTGTGCTCTGCAGTTCTTGACCTTCTGTATCTTTGCAGATGCTGAGTGTCTGctgctggcagtgatggcctTTGATCGCTACAAGGCTATCAGCAACCCCTTGCACTATGCAGTGGACATGTCCACTAAGGTGCATTCAATGCTCATGGCTGGGGTTTACCTCATAGGACTGGCAGATGCTTTGATACACACGACATTAACATTCCACTTATGTTTCTGTGGGTCTAATGAGAttaatcatttcttctgtgatttaCCTCCACTTTATCTCCTTTCCTGTTCTGACACACAAGTCAATGAGCTGGTATTATTCACCATTTTTGGGTTCATTGAACTGAGTACCATCTCTGGAATCCTGCTCTCTTATTGCTACATCATCTCATCCGTCTTAAAGATCCGCTCTGCTGAGGGGAGACTCAAAGCTTTCTCCACCTGTACCTCCCACCTAACTGCAGTTGCAGTATTCCAGGGCACTATACTCTTCATGTATTTCCGGCCAAGTTCTTCCTACTCTCTAGATCAAGATAAAATGAGCTCACTCTTCTACACCCTTGTGATTCCCATGTTGAATCCTCTAATTTATAGTTTATGTAACAAGGATGTGAAAGAGGCCCTGCAAAAACTTAGAAACAAAGGATGGTTTTAA